The following coding sequences lie in one Pseudomonadota bacterium genomic window:
- a CDS encoding sigma-70 family RNA polymerase sigma factor translates to MPEQAAHPESTPATRVLRAARQAPLLTHDEERRLSQRVHGGDRDATEMLLISHLRLVISIAQGYARHGIPLEDLIGEGCVGLVEAARRFEPERGTRFAVYAAWWIRAHVRRYTVANRRIVRAPSTRVARRLLAQLRKTQRSLAQTSGGPVSSDVVSRVLGVTTEEVQDMEAVLTGRDVPLAAGGEEGYEVSDSSPSPEERAAEAESRRLRETDVRRALVQLDEREREIVHRRYLEPDKTSLATIAKSMGLSRERVRQLEQRARSKMRGAIPRHVA, encoded by the coding sequence GTGCCCGAGCAAGCAGCCCATCCTGAGTCGACACCGGCTACGCGTGTCTTGCGCGCAGCCAGGCAGGCCCCGTTGCTGACACACGATGAGGAGCGGCGGCTGTCGCAGCGGGTGCATGGAGGTGACAGGGATGCCACCGAGATGCTGCTGATCTCCCACCTGCGGCTGGTGATCTCGATCGCTCAGGGCTACGCCCGGCACGGCATACCGCTCGAAGACCTGATCGGCGAAGGCTGTGTAGGGCTGGTGGAGGCCGCCCGGCGTTTCGAGCCGGAACGGGGAACTCGCTTCGCAGTGTACGCCGCGTGGTGGATTCGTGCCCACGTGCGCCGCTACACGGTCGCTAATCGGCGTATCGTGCGCGCACCCTCGACGCGCGTGGCCCGCCGGCTGCTGGCCCAGCTTCGAAAGACCCAGCGTTCGCTGGCACAGACGAGCGGCGGTCCCGTGTCGAGCGATGTCGTTTCCAGGGTTCTGGGCGTCACCACGGAGGAGGTGCAGGACATGGAGGCCGTGCTGACGGGGCGAGATGTGCCGTTGGCTGCTGGCGGGGAGGAAGGCTACGAAGTCAGCGACTCCTCGCCATCGCCCGAAGAGCGCGCTGCCGAGGCCGAGTCGCGCCGATTGCGCGAGACGGACGTGCGCCGGGCCCTGGTCCAGCTCGACGAGCGCGAGCGTGAGATCGTCCATCGGCGTTACTTGGAGCCCGACAAGACGAGCTTGGCCACGATCGCGAAGAGCATGGGGTTGTCCCGCGAGCGCGTGCGACAGCTCGAGCAGCGTGCCCGCTCCAAGATGCGCGGTGCGATCCCTCGCCACGTGGCCTGA